The sequence ATCGTGGTTGGACTCAATCAGATAGCCATCCGCATCTGCGACGATGCCTGCCAAGCGATCACTCACATAGCCCGTATCCGTCAGCATGACGAAGCTCTTGCCATCCTTCATAAAGCGATAAAATTGAGGGGCTGCAGCATCGTGACTGACACCAAAACTTTCGATATCGATATCGCCAAATGTCTTGGTCTTCCCCATTTCAAAGATGTGCTTTTGAGCATCATCGACCTTTCCTAGATACTTGGTGCCTTCCATTGCCTTCCAAGTTGCTTCATTAGCATATAGATCCATGCCATATTTCCGCGCTAAAACACCCACACCATGAATATGATCTGAGTGTTCGTGCGTAATCAAAATGGCATCTAAGTCTTCTGGTTTGCGATCAATTTCAGCCAATAGTCCCGTAATCTTTTTCCCTGATAGCCCTGCATCAATAAGCAGTTTTTTCTTTGGTGTCTCAAGGTAGAAAGAATTCCCACTAGAACCTGAAGCTAAAATACTATACTTAAATCCCTTTTCTGTCATTGACTCCTTATTCTTCCTCTTCTGTATCCCAGTCGTCTTTAATAGCATCTTTGTCATACGGCAAGACAATGGTAAAGGTAGATCCCTTGCCATATTCACTCTTGGCCCAAATAAAGCCTTTGTGTTGTTTAATGATCTCCTTAGCAATGGCTAAGCCCAGACCAGTCCCACCTTGGGCCCGGCTACGCGCCTTATCCACTCGGTAAAAGCGATCAAAAATGCGTGGCAAGTCTTTCTTGGGAATCCCCAAACCCTCATCTGAGATGGAAATAATCAACTGGGCATCTGTTGTTCTCATCCCTACCTTGATCTTTCCACCATCAGGTGAGTACTTGATGGCATTGTTCAAGATATTATCGATCACCTGGGTCATTTTATCCGTATCAATTTCCACCCAGATTGGAGTGATCGGGTATTCTCGGATTAGTTCATACTTCTTGGTATCTTCTTGCGATTGACTCTTGATCTTATCAAAGCGGTTCAAAATAAAGGTGATAAAGGCCGTAAAGTTGGTCAACTCGATGTCCAACTGACTGGTTTCATTATCGATTCGTGACAAGCTCAATAGATCTGTGACCATGCGCATCATGCGGTTGGTTTCATTGAGTGAAACCTTGACAAAATCTGGTGCTACCGGCTCTGACAAAGCGCCATCGTCTAGGGCTTCCAGATAGGATTTCACACTGGTCAAAGGTGTCCGTAATTCATGACTCACATTGGAGACAAAGAGGCGACGTTCCCGCTCTTCCTTGTCCTGCTCTGTCGTATCGTGCAAGACAGCTACCAGACCAGAGATAAAACCTGACTCGCGACGAATCAAGGCAAAGCGCACACGAAGACTTATGTATTCTCCATTTTCATCCTGGGAATCAATGGTCAACTCTGGTACTTCAGTAATCAAGCTTCGCAGATCATAGTCATCCCCAAGCGAAAGCAAATCCAGAATACTGGTATTGAGCACCTCATCTGGATTAACATTCAATTGCTTGGCTGCCATTTCATTGACCATGATGATCTGACCACGTCTGTTGGTCGCAAGCACCCCATCTGTCATGTAAGAAAGGATACTGGTCAAACGCTTGGTTTCTTGTTCCAAGTTTTCATGCGTCAGGCGAATAACCTCAGACAGATCATTAATGCTATTGGTCATATCTGTCAGCTCTGGACTTCCTTGCATGTCGACCACTTCGGAATAGTCCCCTGCAATCAGATCTTTAATTTTGGAGTTTAATTGTCTGAGCTTGATATTGTCCCTACGGTTTTCTAGCAAAAGCAAGGCTACCACAATGATAAACCCAACCGTAATCAGAACAAAGACAAAGTTCGACGACATTACAAATTGTTTTAGTTGATCAATCATTGTTTCTCATATAATATCCAACACCACGGCGAGTCAAGATATATTCTGGACGTCCCGGTGTGTCCTCGATTTTTTCACGCAAACGACGAACCGTCACGTCCACTGTCCGAACATCACCAAAGTAATCATAGCCCCACACCGTCTCAAGAAGGTGCTCACGGGTCATCACTTGACCAACATGGGTCGCAAGGTGATAGAGCAATTCAAATTCGCGATGGGTCAAGTCCAATTCTTTGTTGCCTTTTTGAACCAAAAAAGCATCTGGAAGAATGTGAAGATCACCAATGACAATTTCCGTATCGGCATCATTTTCAAGCTGAGGATCAGCCGCAAACTCAGAACGACGCAACAAGGCTTTCACACGCGCTTGCAATTCCCGATTCGAGAAGGGTTTGGTCACATAGTCATCTGCCCCAATTTCAAGCCCAATGACCTTAT comes from Streptococcus parasanguinis ATCC 15912 and encodes:
- a CDS encoding MBL fold metallo-hydrolase, yielding MTEKGFKYSILASGSSGNSFYLETPKKKLLIDAGLSGKKITGLLAEIDRKPEDLDAILITHEHSDHIHGVGVLARKYGMDLYANEATWKAMEGTKYLGKVDDAQKHIFEMGKTKTFGDIDIESFGVSHDAAAPQFYRFMKDGKSFVMLTDTGYVSDRLAGIVADADGYLIESNHDVEILRAGSYAWRLKQRILSDLGHLSNEDGADAMIRTLGNRTKKIYLGHLSKENNIKELAHMTMENQLARADLAVGHDFEVLDTSPDTATPLTKI
- the vicK gene encoding cell wall metabolism sensor histidine kinase VicK encodes the protein MIDQLKQFVMSSNFVFVLITVGFIIVVALLLLENRRDNIKLRQLNSKIKDLIAGDYSEVVDMQGSPELTDMTNSINDLSEVIRLTHENLEQETKRLTSILSYMTDGVLATNRRGQIIMVNEMAAKQLNVNPDEVLNTSILDLLSLGDDYDLRSLITEVPELTIDSQDENGEYISLRVRFALIRRESGFISGLVAVLHDTTEQDKEERERRLFVSNVSHELRTPLTSVKSYLEALDDGALSEPVAPDFVKVSLNETNRMMRMVTDLLSLSRIDNETSQLDIELTNFTAFITFILNRFDKIKSQSQEDTKKYELIREYPITPIWVEIDTDKMTQVIDNILNNAIKYSPDGGKIKVGMRTTDAQLIISISDEGLGIPKKDLPRIFDRFYRVDKARSRAQGGTGLGLAIAKEIIKQHKGFIWAKSEYGKGSTFTIVLPYDKDAIKDDWDTEEEE
- the yycF gene encoding response regulator YycF, translated to MKKILVVDDEKPISDIIKFNMAKEGYEVLTAFDGREALEVFAAENPDVIILDLMLPEIDGLEVARTIRKTSNVPIIVLSAKDTEFDKVIGLEIGADDYVTKPFSNRELQARVKALLRRSEFAADPQLENDADTEIVIGDLHILPDAFLVQKGNKELDLTHREFELLYHLATHVGQVMTREHLLETVWGYDYFGDVRTVDVTVRRLREKIEDTPGRPEYILTRRGVGYYMRNND